The DNA sequence TATATATAAAATATTATTTTTTAAAACTATACCATCATAAGGTTCTTTTTCACTTTTAAGTACTTGAATTTTCTTATTTTTAAGATTATAACTCAAAACAACTCCACCACTTACACCGCTAGGATCATAACCGGCGATATAAAGAAGATTTTTATGCAAAAATAAGCCATTTGGCCCACCATATTCTTTAAGATCTAATTTCAACAAATTATTATATTTTTTTGTTTTTAAATCAACTTTATAGATAATACCTGTCCCAGTATCACTAATTAAAAGCGTTTTATCATTGAGTTTTTCTATATCATTAAGAAAAATTGATCCTTTTATAGGCAAATTAAAAACTTCTTTTTTATTAGATAAATCAAAACCTTTTAAAGTATCAATATCTACAACATAAAGAATATTACCAATTTCCATCATACCTTTTGGAGCATCTAAGTCATTTAAAAATTTATATTCTAAAATTTTTCCATTTTTATCAAGTTTAGAAATAAAACCATCATGATCTTTAGCTAAAGGCTCAAGTTTTTTACCGACATTGGAAACATACATAGCGTTTTTATCTACAAAAACACTTTCAGGACTTAAAAATCCATCGATTTCTTGATATTTTAACTCGCCAGCTAAAGCACAAGTAGCTACTAAAGCTAGGCTTAAAATATATTTTTTCATTTTTATCCCCTTTTTTTTAAAATTAATAAAATTATATTTTTAAAAAAAAATAAAGTGTATAAGTTTTTTGATTTTTGATATTGTTTAGGAGTAATTTTGTAAGTTTTTTTAAATCTTTCTATAAACCAAGATATAGAAGAAAACGAACATTCAATTGCTATTTCATTGATATTTTTTTTAGAAAACTCAAGTAAAAATTTAGCCTTTTGTAAGCGTTTTTCATCTAACCATTTTTTTGGACTGATTTTAAAACATTTTTTAAATTCTCTAGAGAAACTTGCTAAATCAAGTTTAGCAAAATCTGCCATTTCTTGAACATTTAAGAATTCTTTTTCACAATATTCAAAAAGCTGAGATAAATCTAAACGAAATTCTTTTAAAATTTCGGCTAAAAAAGTAATAAAATTTGAATTTTTATTTAAAAGCAAATGCAAAAAAATCTCTTCAAATTTTAAATTAATAATAGGATCTAAAATTTGTGTATTTTCTTCAAAATATGGATTAAAACTATCTAAAATTCCTTGTAAAATTTTATCATTTCTAATCCAAAAAATTTCATTATCTGAGCAAGAATAATTAAAATTCAATAAATGCTTATATTTATAGATAAGCTCTATTAAAAAAGCATTATCAAAGAAAAATAAATACGCTTCATAAATTCCATCTTTTAATCCTATATTACTTAAAGTATAATTTCCTGATTTTAAAAATAAAACTTCATAAGAATTAATTCTATAATCTTTTTTAGAAGTATGTAAAATTTTATAGCCTTTTTTAACAAAGGTTAAGAGGTGTTTTTGCAAATTAATATAATTAGAATGAAAAGAATCTTTTTGAATATATCTTGCAAAAGTACAAAACTGAAAATTCTTATAATCAATATTTTTTAATTTTCTAAGATCCTCAGGTAAAATTATATGTTTACTCGCATTTTTGTCTGCATTCATTTAAATAAACTTTCAATTTTTTTCCATTCATTAAAGCTTCTCTCATGCAAACTCCAACTATATCTAAATTTTTAAGCTTTTCGATATTCTCCAAATTGATTCCACCTATAGCATAAAGTGGAATTTTGCTAAAAGCAAGCAAAGAACTTAAAAATTCAACTCCTTTGGGCTTTAAATCTTTCTTGCAAGAACTTTCAAAAATATGCCCAACAAAAGCATAATTAACCTTATAATTCATAGCCTCTAAAAGTTCTTCTTTGCTATGAATAGAAGTTCCAAATAAATGAAAATATCGAGCTAATCTAGGTTCTTGTCTTAATAAATCAAGTGGAGCATGAAAATATTTATGATTTAATTTTAAACATTGTCTATCAAAAAAATGCAAAATACAAGTAAGTTTTTGTTTGGAACAAATTTGCAAAACCTCTTTAGCTAAATCATAATACTCAAATTCACTCAAATCCTTTTCCCTAAGCACAAAAGCATCTACGCCTGATTTAGCAATTCTTTCAACTTGTTTTAAAAAATCACCCTCAACGATTTTTCTATCACTTATAGCAATTATCTTTTTATCCCACATAGATACTATCACTCATTACAGCTTGCAAATTTGCATTTTTAAGCATAGTTAAAATTTCTTCAACACTCCTTTCATCCGAAATTTCAAACTGATCATCGCCTTTTTTCTCACCGCTATGCTCACCAATTCCTACGCTAACTCCTGCACTCATT is a window from the Campylobacter sp. RM10537 genome containing:
- a CDS encoding ATP-binding protein — translated: MKKYILSLALVATCALAGELKYQEIDGFLSPESVFVDKNAMYVSNVGKKLEPLAKDHDGFISKLDKNGKILEYKFLNDLDAPKGMMEIGNILYVVDIDTLKGFDLSNKKEVFNLPIKGSIFLNDIEKLNDKTLLISDTGTGIIYKVDLKTKKYNNLLKLDLKEYGGPNGLFLHKNLLYIAGYDPSGVSGGVVLSYNLKNKKIQVLKSEKEPYDGIVLKNNILYISSWGKDLNGVIYALNLKNKNIKKLNLPLMKGPADIFLDKNDLWIPKMAEGKILKVELK
- a CDS encoding helix-turn-helix domain-containing protein is translated as MNADKNASKHIILPEDLRKLKNIDYKNFQFCTFARYIQKDSFHSNYINLQKHLLTFVKKGYKILHTSKKDYRINSYEVLFLKSGNYTLSNIGLKDGIYEAYLFFFDNAFLIELIYKYKHLLNFNYSCSDNEIFWIRNDKILQGILDSFNPYFEENTQILDPIINLKFEEIFLHLLLNKNSNFITFLAEILKEFRLDLSQLFEYCEKEFLNVQEMADFAKLDLASFSREFKKCFKISPKKWLDEKRLQKAKFLLEFSKKNINEIAIECSFSSISWFIERFKKTYKITPKQYQKSKNLYTLFFFKNIILLILKKRG
- a CDS encoding thiamine phosphate synthase translates to MWDKKIIAISDRKIVEGDFLKQVERIAKSGVDAFVLREKDLSEFEYYDLAKEVLQICSKQKLTCILHFFDRQCLKLNHKYFHAPLDLLRQEPRLARYFHLFGTSIHSKEELLEAMNYKVNYAFVGHIFESSCKKDLKPKGVEFLSSLLAFSKIPLYAIGGINLENIEKLKNLDIVGVCMREALMNGKKLKVYLNECRQKCE